The genomic interval ACGGCGCATGGAGCAGCTCGGCTTCGGGGTGATTCCGCTCGCGGACGGGTTGCAGCTCTTCGAGCAGTCGCTCGGGTTGGGAGGACAGCTCGGTGTCCTGCCGGTGGACTGGGCCGTGTTGGGGCGGCGGGGACGCTCCACGCTCTACGAGGACTTCGTCGCGCAGGCGAGCCCCGCCGCGGGCGAGGACATCCGCGCGAAGCTGGCGCGCATCCCTCCCGCTGACCGCCGCGCCGAGCTGCGCGCATACGTGGGGACCTTGGTGAACGGCGTGTTGGGCCGTCCTCCCACGGAGGCGTTGGACCCGGCTCAGGGCTTCTTCGACCTGGGCATGGACTCGCTGATGTCCGTGGAGCTGCGCAACGTCCTCCAGCGAAGCCTGGGTGTCTCGCTGCCCGCGACGGTCGCCTTCGACAACCCCACCGTCAACGCGCTCGCGGACCATCTGGCCGAGGAGGTGCTGGGGCTCCGGCAGGAAGCCGCTCCGGTGGCACGTGAAGTCGTCGAGGACCAGGACCTGGATGACCTCCTCTCCGACGTCGACGACCTGTCCGATGGGGACGTCCAGGACCTGCTGCGCCGCCGCCGCTGAGCCGTACTCGAGAGGACACCATGACGACGGATTCCACGCCCCGCATCAGCGACCTGCCACCGCTCAAGCTGGCGCTGCTCGCGCGCAAGGTCGAGTCGAAGCTGGCGCTGGCGCTCAGTGAGCCCATCGCGATTGTCGGGATGGGCTTGCGATTCCCAGGAGGAGCGGACACGCCAGAGGCCTTCTGGGAGTTGTTGCGCGAGGGGCGGGACGCGATTGCGCCCATCCCGGCGTCGCGCTGGGACATCGACGCGTACTACGACCCGACCCCCGGGACGCCGGGGAAGATGTACACGCGGCACGGCGCCTTCGTCCGGGGCGTGGAGGACTTCGACCCTCAGTTCTTCGGCATCTCTCCTCGTGAAGCGGCGCGGATGGACCCGCATCAGCGGTTGCTGCTGGAGGTCACCTGGGAGGCGCTCGAACGCGCGGGCATCTCGGCGACGGACCTCAAGGGCAGCTCCACGGGTGTCTTCGTCGGGATGATGAACGAGGACTTCTCGCACCTGATGTCGGATGCGACGCAGATTGACCTGCACACCGCCTCCGGTTCGGGCTTGAGCGTCGCGGCGGGGCGGCTCGCGTACAGCCTGGGCTTGCAGGGGCCCACGATGGCCGTCGACGCGGCGTGTTCGTCGTCGCTGGTCACCGTGCACCTGGCGTGTCAGAGCCTGCGGACCCGCGAGTGCGACCTGGCGCTGGCCGGAGGCATCAGCCTCATCCTGTCGCCGCTGACGTCCGTGGTGAACTGCGCGATGCGCATGCTCTCGGTGAAGGGGCGTTGCAGCACGTTCGACGCGGCGGCGGATGGTTTCGTGCGGGGTGAGGGCTGCGGGATGCTGGTGCTCAAGCGGCTGTCGGACGCCGTCGCCGACCGCGACCCGATTCTGGCGTTGCTGCGAGGCTCGGCGACGAATCACAGCGGCCAGTCGAGCGGGTTGACCGTCCCGAACGGCAACGCGCTGGCGAAGGTGATGCGCGCGGCCCTCCAGATGGGGGGCGTGGAGCCAGAGCAGGTGGGCTACCTGGAGGCACACGGCACGGGAACGGCCATCGGAGACCCCATCGAGATGGAGGCGCTGGGCCGGGTCTTCGGGCCCTCGCACTCACGGGAGGACCCACTGGTCGTGGGCTCCGTGAAGACGAACATCGGCCATACCGAGGGCGCGGCGGGCGTCGCGGGCATCATCAAGGTCGTGCTCGCGATGCAGCACGAGGAGATTCCCGCGCACCTGAACCTGGAGACGCCCAACCCCAACATCCGCTGGGATGCGCTGCCCGTGGTGGTGCCCAAGGAGCGCAGGCGCTGGGCGCGAGGCCCGAAGCGGCGCATCGCGGGGGTGACCGCGTTCGGCTTCAACGGGACGAACGCACACGTCCTCATCGAGGAAGCACCGCTCGTGGAGTCCGCCCCCGCCGAGGCGTCCGCACAGCCACGGCTCCTGGCGCTCTCGGCGAGGAGCGCGCCCGCGCTTCAGGAGCTGGCGCGGCGGTATGTGGAGCGCTTCTCGGGAGAGACGGTGTCCTTCCCGGATGTCTGCTTCACGGCGAACACGGGCAGGGTCGCCGCGCCTCACCGCGTCGCCATTGTGGCGTCGAGCATCGACGAGGCACGCGA from Myxococcus stipitatus carries:
- a CDS encoding type I polyketide synthase — its product is MTTDSTPRISDLPPLKLALLARKVESKLALALSEPIAIVGMGLRFPGGADTPEAFWELLREGRDAIAPIPASRWDIDAYYDPTPGTPGKMYTRHGAFVRGVEDFDPQFFGISPREAARMDPHQRLLLEVTWEALERAGISATDLKGSSTGVFVGMMNEDFSHLMSDATQIDLHTASGSGLSVAAGRLAYSLGLQGPTMAVDAACSSSLVTVHLACQSLRTRECDLALAGGISLILSPLTSVVNCAMRMLSVKGRCSTFDAAADGFVRGEGCGMLVLKRLSDAVADRDPILALLRGSATNHSGQSSGLTVPNGNALAKVMRAALQMGGVEPEQVGYLEAHGTGTAIGDPIEMEALGRVFGPSHSREDPLVVGSVKTNIGHTEGAAGVAGIIKVVLAMQHEEIPAHLNLETPNPNIRWDALPVVVPKERRRWARGPKRRIAGVTAFGFNGTNAHVLIEEAPLVESAPAEASAQPRLLALSARSAPALQELARRYVERFSGETVSFPDVCFTANTGRVAAPHRVAIVASSIDEARERLTAFIRGEAASGVWTGAGRQRPRLAFLFGGGERNGAEWGRKLFESEPVFRDAVVRCEQALGRPFASEFFRARALGPGLALPGRFAVRCGLTQLWRSWGVTPSAVMGIGEGELAAACAAGVLSWEDGMKLVAVLGEQLERAAPGAELTLERPEHLTDVLQRFPDVCLLGLDGDGNGLLSGARASIEAVQAELLQRGSRAGLRDTSHAITSAVWAAARGAVAVAARSMVHERPRVPWLSALTGKGVESPGAESWRGPPGTPAQWAAALSGWTGQGAFVDLGPGAGWTALGRRVGGTAERGGFTCSRSPDDDRSALLEGLAGLFAMGADVAWSEFYRDQSHDKVVLPTSCFQRSRYWFEPPAAPVPKPDMLSALQEGNAEALAGQLDLIEQLTDEQVEALLGGQKRGG